The Desulfuromonas sp. genomic interval TAATTGGCCGGGACTTCAAGGCCATCACTGGTCCATTCGCCGTCAATATACTGAATGTTGTTGCGCAGAACGCCGCCTCTCTCGGTGTTGGCGTGCGAGTAGGTCATCAGACCGAAATCCATCTTGTCGCGGTAGATATGCAAAAGCCCTTCCGGCTTGGCATTCTGCTTGGCTTCACTGTATATTTTACAGTTGTCTTCAAGCATGCCCCAGACGCAGACACTGACTTCGACCGTAAAGGAGGTAATGGTGTTGCCGTTCGAAGCGTTCCGGACCGCCATGGTCACGCCCGAGTTGAAGAATTCGTAAAGCGGGTTGGCGTAGATTGCCGGCACGAGGCGGTTAAAATCGGCGCCGTTGTAACTTTTTTTCCAGGTGTTGCCACCCGGGATCAGTCCCCGGAGCAGGGTCGTTTTACCGACCGCCTCAGTCCCCCTTTTGCCTCCGGCCAGAGCCTTGCGCAGAAAATCGGCACTGGCTGAGGCGGCCCAGTTGAGGAAGTTGCCGCTCCAGTAGGTACTGCCGGCCGAAACCGGAACGTAATGGGTTCCGGGGACGACGTAGCCGATCGGGTCAAACTGCCCACCACTGTATTCATAATACTTCTCATAGTCAAAATAGCCGTAGTAATCCTTGTCGTCATCGTAGACCGCCTCGCTCCGGTACCCTTCGGTAAAGCCGGTCTGGTCATTACTCATCAGAATCAGGGTATTCGGCTTGACCCCTTCGGAAATGACCGGCGGCTTATAGGAATACTTCGTCATAACCTGGGCACTGACCAGGCCGACAGCACAAAACCCGAACACCAGCGTAAGCAAGAATAAACGCATGACAATCCTCATCAGCTTGACCTATGCAGTAGAATAATTTCACGAACCTCGCCGTCGATCAGAACGTACTTGACGATATACCCTTTGATGATCCAGTCGAGGGGGTATTCGGCATTCTCGTAAAAAACCTTGTAGTCATCGTGCAACAGATAAGACCAGTGCCGGTAGGTATCCTCGTCGATCAGCACCGCCTTGTTATCTTCGACACCGACGAACAGCCCTTCCTTGGTATAGGCCCGGGGATCATTTTCGGCCGTCGGAACGGCGGCCGAGCCGGGGGAATCGCTATTGGCATCGTCCGATGCCGATCGTGCAACCTTGCCACGATCACCTTTTCCGGTCGACGCCGCAGCAGCCGACGGAAGGCAAACGACTGCGCAGAACAGCAACAGTACGAGTAGGTACAGGGTATTCCGTTTCATTATAATGAACCTTTCCATCTCTAGCCTCCTCCGGCACCGAGAACCTTGCGATAGCGCGCTCCAAGCAAGGACCGGCTGTTGTTGCCGGCATACCCGGCCACCTCGAGGTCAAGGGTCACGGCAGCTCCGCCTCCGCCGGCGCCGACCCCGGCACCGGCTGATCCGGCACCGAATTCAGCACCGCCGCCGGCAATCATCTCGGCACTGCGGCCGACAATAGATACCGCGGCTGAGCCGCTCGGTGAATCGATCACCAGATCAGGAACATAAACTGCTCCGGCATTTGTTTCCGGGTCGTTGAAATCGGTAGTATTAAACGGAGCAGTCCCATTCTTCTGCCGCTCCGGCTTGGTCTCTATGTACCCCATGATGACTTTGTAGAAATCATCCGGATCCTGCGGTGCCGCTACGGTCGAGCCGTCAGCCTTTTCAATATCGAATCCGTCGAAATCGGCACCGACACTCGACGGATCGCTCCCTCCCTCGATCGCCACGGTGATGATCTTTCCGGTATGAAAAATCGAGCCGTCAGCCATATTGAAAGCAACCTTCGACAAGCGGTCATTGGAAGCAATCCTGACCTCGAACATACTTGTGTCGAGAGCCGCCATACCGATGATGGTCAGAACGACCAGGATCATCATGGTGACAACCAGCAAGAAACCGCGTTCATCTCGATAAAACGAAGCCAGCTTTTTCGGGCCGGAATTCAACATCATCTTATTCTCCATCCGATTTGAGCATATCGATATCATAGGTGAATTTTTGCTTTTTGTTCATCCACTTGACCACTACCCGGACCGTCTTTATCCCCGGAACCGGAGTGTCATAGAGAATATTCCAGCCGAGTTTGTAAAGGGGATGGCTGTAATCCTGGCGGTCGGTCAGATTAAGTTCTTCGGTAATTGTTTTACCGGGGATACTGGTGACGGCGGTATCAAGGGTGTTGTCGCCATTATTGATTTTAAGCGAGTTGTGGTCGTAGGGCAGACCCCGCAGTTCTTCGACCTTGCTCTGGGCGGCCATGATCGCTTCAGTAATATGACGGGACCGCATATTGGTTTGGGTCGCCATCAGCTGCATATTGATAACCGCCAGAATACCAACGGCAAAAATAGCCATTGAGACCAGAACTTCGACAAGGGTGAACCCTTTTTCGTTGGTGTTGAGCATCATTACAGTCCCATATTTCTGAAATTGACTTCAACAATCATCAAGCGACGGCGAAAACCATCACTGTAACCGGTCCAGGGCCCGGCGCCGGAGGCCGGCGTGAAGGAATCGGAGTTGCTAACATAGCGTTTATCCTCTTTTTCACCCCGGGTGAGCAGACTGATCTGAACGGAGCGGATCAACTCCGGATCAGCCGGGAAGACGGTCGGAGCACCACTCGACAGGTTGTAATAAAATTCGAGTTCCTCGACCGGAGCAATCGCCTGATGGTTGACTGAGCCATGCGAGTGGCCGGGATCGGCGAGGCCGTCATTATTGGTATCGATATCACCGACAACAAAATCGGGTGTTCCATTTCCGGAATCAGGCGAACCATCGATTCCGTCGCTGTTGGTAAAGCCGAGCTGCTTAACCCCGTTGGCATCGGTAAAAACGCAAAAAACGATATGTTCACCGGGGTCGTTGATATCGCCATCCGGGAAGAGTCCGGTCGCTGACTTGGTACAGGTTGACGGGCTGACGTTCTGATCGCAGCCTGAATAGTCGGCAGAAAAATAGATATAATCCTGACCGGCCGCATGGATTGTCGGTACATTAGCGCTTGACGAATCGGTCTTGTCATAGCCGGCGTGGCGGAGCTGGGACATCAGCAGATCCATGGCAAAACGCTGACTCTGCTGAAGATCGACCCGGTTCTCCTCCGAAACTCCGGTCTGGAGACTGGCGATGTAAACGGCATAAACCGCCGACATGATGATTCCGGTGAGCGCCAGCGTTACCAACACTTCGACCAGACTAAACCCGGCGCGGGAAGCAAAATATCTCGTTTTCCTGTTTTCACTCATTATTAAATTCATATCATTCAATCCTGACCCGCCCGGATTGTGCAACGATAACTTTTTTGGAGTAGGTATCGTCCGGATTATCGAGCTTGATATTGCCAACAATAAAATTGACCGAGATATCTGATGTGCTCGGCATGCCGCGACTGTTAAAAATTGCGGACGGAACACCACCGGTAAAGCTGGCTGTGTGTTTCGCATAGTTCAGATCAGATAAAACGAGCGAGGTCTCGCCGGCATCAAATGTTCGATCAGCATCCTTATCGACAAAAATCCGGTAATCAGCAACGTTTTCACCATCAGTATTATTATTGGTAAAAACAACCGAAACGAATTCATTGCGCTTGACCGCCTCGATCCGGGCATGTTGCAGGATGCCAAGAACGTTTCGGGCATCACTATTGACCCGCGAATGATCCTGCCAGGTTTTCAAATTTGGTGCTGAAATCGCAACTACAGCGGCCAGGATAGCGACGACAACCATCAATTCGATCAGGGAAAACCCCCGTTCATCAGCCCCGTTAAATAGTTGTTTTAATTGATATTGCATAAAGTTTGCACCCTTTTCGCATTAGCGCGACTATAATAGTCTGCAAAGAGCAGACCAATGCAGAGGTCTTTTTAACTACATGATTTTACAGGACAAATCAAAAACAGGCTAGTGACAAAACCTGCAATTATCAGCATTTACATGCAAAAAGTGCATGTTATTTAATATCATACTCCTTGATTTTGTATTGAAGAGCCCGGAGGCTGATCTCGAGAATTTTCGCTGCCTGGGTCCGGTTGCCGTCGGTCGCCGCCAGGGCCTTGCGGATATATTCCTTCTCGAGTCTTTCGTTTGCTTCTTTCAGCGAAAGGGCATCGGATGACTCCCGATTGCGCCGCCGGAATTCCCATGGCAAATGATCAACGTCGATGACATCGTCACGACAAAAAATGACTGTCTTCTCCATGAAATTTTCCAATTCACGAACATTGCCCGGCCAGTCATAGTCGAGCAGGGAATTAACCGCCGCTTCACTGAGACCGGGTGGCTTGCGATGATCCCGTTCCGAGATAATTTGCAGGAAATGCTCGGCCAGTAACGGAATATCGACCTTGCGTTCGCGCAGCGCCGGCACCCGGATCTCGACGACGGCGAGCCGGTAAAAGAGATCGTCACGAAATGCGCCAGATTCGCTCGCTTCCTGCAGATCCCGCGCCGTCGCCGCCAGCACCCTGACCTCAACCTTGCGCGATTTCGACTCTCCAACCCGCCGGACTTCCCCCTCCTGCAATACGCGCAACAGTTTCGGCTGCAGGTCAAGTGGCAATTCCCCGATTTCATCGAGGAAAAGGGTCCCGCCATCGGCTTCTTCAAAAAGCCCGCGATGGTGGCGATCAGCCACGGTGAACGATCCCTTGGCGTGGCCAAACAGTTCACTTTCAATCAGGTTGGCAGCAATAGCGCTGCAATTGACGGCAATAAACGGTGCGGCACTGCGGCTCCCTTCTTCATGCAGCGCCCGGGCAATCAGCTCTTTTCCGGTGCCGGTTTCACCGGTAATCAGCACCGGTGAACGGACATCGGCCGCCTGCGCCACCAGCGACATGACATTTTCCATCAGATCACTTTTATAGGCGATGTTGCGGTGTGTTTTTTTGGTCTTGAGCTGGTTTTGCAGGAGGGAATTTTCGCGCATCAGGCGGAGGCGTTCCTCGGCCTTGCGCACGGTCAGAACAACTTCATCCGGCTTGAACGGTTTTGAAATGTAGTCGTAGGCACCCTCTTTCATGCACTCCAGCGCCATGTCGATCGATCCGTAAGCGCTCATCATGATCAAGGTCGGGCTGGCCTCCATCTGACAGACCTGGCGCAGAAAACCGAGACCATCCATACCCGGCATCCTGATGTCGCAAAGAGCAACATCGGCCTCTTCCCGCGACAACAGGTCAAGACCGGTTTCGGCGTCCGGTGCGTCGATGACCTCGTACCCTTCCTTTTCGAGAACCAGGCGGAGCATGTGCCGCATCCCTGCTTCATCGTCAACGACCAGAATCTTTCTTTTCGTATCAGCCATGATTATTCGTCTCTCTCAATCGGCAGGATAATGGTAAATGTCGTGCCCGACTCTTGCCTCGAACGCGCAACAATTTTGCCGTGGGCTTCGGAAATAATTCGATGACAGATGGTCAGGCCGAGGCCACGTCCCTTGCCTTTCGGTTTCGAGGTAAAAAACGGGTCAAAGATGTGAGGTAAAACATCCTCCGGAATGCCGCACCCTTCATCGCGCACGGCAATTTCAGCAAACTGTCCCTGCCTGCTGGCACTGACATGAATGACATGACTACCCTCAAGACAATCCTTGGCATTGACCATCAGATTGACCAGCACCTGCATGAACTTGTAGGAGTCGATCCGGACCAGACCGAGCTTGTCGGGACAATCGACATCAAACTCGATCGTTTCAAAAACAGCCTGATGACTGAGAATCTCAACAGCCTCGCGCAGGACATCGGCCGGATCAACAACCCCGAGGCTTTCTTCGGTCGGTGCGGCATAATCGAGCAGTTCCTTGACCAGACGATCAATGCGCATGATTTCGGTCAATGAATGCTCAACCATTTCCCGGGACCGGCCCGGTTCGAGTTCCGACTTGAGCAGTTCAAGATAACCGAGAACAGCACCGAGCGGGTTGCCAATCTCATGCGCCATCCCGGCGGAAAGATGGCCAACCGAAGCCATACGTTCGGACTGGATCAAATCTTCACGACCCCGCTGTAAAGCCCTGGTCATGGCATTGAAGGAATTGGCCAGGTCGGCGATTTCTCCCGGACCGGCGACCGGAACATTTGTCGTCAGGTCGCCGGCCGCAACCTGACTGGTCGCCGCGTTAAGTTGCCTGACCGGTTTGATGACATTCCGGGCCAGCGCAACCACACCGAATGCGACCAGCACCGAACCGTACAGAAAGACATAAAGGAGAACCAGGTTGCGCGCCTTGATGACCTGCTTACCGACATCATCGACGGTAAAACGCGCCAGCAAAACGCCACTGCCGGAACCGGACCCCATAAACGGGACCGCAACAGTGATATACCCCTCGCCCGTTGAGACGATCGGCATCAGGTGTTGTTCATAATTAAGTCGATGGACCGAACGGGAAAAAACAAGGACTTCATTAACCAGAGATTTAACCTCGCTGAACGAGCCTTTTTTCCGTGGCGGGTAACTGTAGAGGAGATTGGCATAACGATCATAAAGTTGCCACGATTCGACAGTCGGACCGATATCGCCGATCATCGTACTGATTTTATCAAAATTCGGCGGCTCCGGAGAATCCCCTTTTGTTGCGGAAACGGAACGGGAAACAAACTCGAGCATGGCTCGACTCGACTGAACCTTGAGTTTGAGCAGTTCTGTCTCGGTCAGGCGTAAAAGCAGCAACCCGCCAAAGAGCAGAGCTGCGCCAACGACCAGCGCCATGGTCAAGATAATTTCCGTGTAGAGACCTGATTTGCGCCGCACAAAACCTCCCCGATTCAATTTCAATTAAAAGAAAATAACACAGAATTACAGCAAGTTAAAGAAAAGTCTGCAAACTTTGCACAGGCTGCGACCGGAAATGGCCAGCAACCGCAATCATTGCTGGAACTATCCGTCAATTCCTGCTAGCATCTTGCGAAATATCACCCTGAAAGGAACTCGAATATGGCCCGTCAACCTGCTATTGACCAGGAATGCTGCATCGGCTGTGAAGTCTGCACCCAGACCTGCCCCGAGGTCTTCCGGATGGAAGGCGATGAAGAAGGGTATGATCATGGGCACGACCACGGAAAAGCGGAAGTCTACAATCCCTCCGGAGCTGCTGAAGGCAAGATTGAAGAGGCGATGGACAAGTGTCCGGCCGCCTGTATTTACTGGGATGAATAGTCTCCACCAGCGGCAAATGAGTTAGCTCCAGCTCGTGTCCCTGCAGCGAAATATCAACCGGCTTTATCTCTTTTCCTTCCTCAAGATGATGCTGTTCCCGATGGCGATCATCACCCTGTTCTGGAAGGATCAGATCGGACTGTCACTGACCGAAATCATGTTTCTGCAGGCGGTCTTTGCCCTCGCCTCGCTCTGCCTTGAGTTCCCCTCCGGATACATCAGCGACCGACTCGGCTACCGTTTTTCACTTAGTCTGGCATCACTGCTCGGCTTGATCGGATGGGCTCTTTACAACCTGGCCAATTCATTCATCGATGTCCTCGTGGCCGAGATCGTTCTCGGCATTTCTTTCGCCTTTATCAGCGGGAGCGACAGCGCCTTGTTATTTGAATCTCTCCGCCAGTCAAATCGGGAGGAGCATTACAGCCGACTCGAAGGGAGAATGACCGGATGGGCGCAAAGCGGCGAAGCGGTCGGTGCAATCAGCGCCGGACTGCTCTATGCAGCGGCACCGATCCTCCCCTTTGCCATCCAGATCGCCGTCTGGATTGTGGCTCTGCTCGTGACCCTTCAGCTCAGGGATGCGCCTCCGGCGGAAAAAATACAGCGATCGCACTTTACCGAAATGCTCGAAATCTGGAAGTTTGCCTGGCTTGAAAATGCCGGAATCAGGTCAACCATCCTGCTTTCGACCTGCCTCGGACTCGCTTCTTTTTACCCGGTCTGGCTGATTCAACCTTTCATGCAGCAAAGCGGAGTACCGCTTGGCTGGTTCGGCCCGGTCTGGGCCGGGGCCAACCTGACCGTTGCCGTTTTTTCGGTTCTCAGCCATCGCGTCACCAGTTTTCTTGGTGCCCGGGGGCAGCTCAAGCTGTTTTTTCTGCTCGGTTTTTCCGGCCTTCTCGGGCTCGGACTGAGCCTCGCCGTTTTCTCATTTCTCTTCTACTATCTCCTGACCGCAATGCGCGGCCTTCAGTCACCCTTTTCCAGGCATTACCTGCAGGTCGAGAGCAATCGAAGCAACCGGGCCAGCCTGCTTTCACTCAAGGCCTTTTCGTTCCGGCTCGGCTTTGTCCTGACCGGACCGATTGTCGGCTTTTGTGCGGACCGGTACGGTTTAAACGCCACATTTCTTTTTTTGGCAATGGCGTTCTTGCCGCTTTACCTGATTCTGGCGAGAAGTTTTTATCGAAACAATTGCCTGACCCCCTGACGATCAGGCGAGGAATCTTTGTGGATGCGACATGATTGAACTGCTCGAAAAATTCCACCCGCCGGAAACAGCGAGACACCAGGTGCTGATTGATCACAGTCGGCAGGTTGCCGCCATGGCCGTCGTGATCGCCCGGAGAGTTGCCGCTGTCCGGAGCATTGATATCGACTTTATCGAAGAAGCTGCCCTGCTGCACGACATCGGCATC includes:
- a CDS encoding ferredoxin produces the protein MARQPAIDQECCIGCEVCTQTCPEVFRMEGDEEGYDHGHDHGKAEVYNPSGAAEGKIEEAMDKCPAACIYWDE
- a CDS encoding MFS transporter; translation: MMLFPMAIITLFWKDQIGLSLTEIMFLQAVFALASLCLEFPSGYISDRLGYRFSLSLASLLGLIGWALYNLANSFIDVLVAEIVLGISFAFISGSDSALLFESLRQSNREEHYSRLEGRMTGWAQSGEAVGAISAGLLYAAAPILPFAIQIAVWIVALLVTLQLRDAPPAEKIQRSHFTEMLEIWKFAWLENAGIRSTILLSTCLGLASFYPVWLIQPFMQQSGVPLGWFGPVWAGANLTVAVFSVLSHRVTSFLGARGQLKLFFLLGFSGLLGLGLSLAVFSFLFYYLLTAMRGLQSPFSRHYLQVESNRSNRASLLSLKAFSFRLGFVLTGPIVGFCADRYGLNATFLFLAMAFLPLYLILARSFYRNNCLTP